TCGTTTGACCGAGGAGTGATGACATGAGCGGCACTGCCCTGATCTCCATCATCTGCGAGGATCACCCCGGCCTCATCGCCGAAGTGACCGGTCGCCTGTTCGACCTCGGCGTCAATCTCGGCGACACCACCTTCGCCGTTCTGGGCGGTGGCGCCGAATTCACGCTGGTGGCGAAGCTGCCGCAAGGCATAGCACTTGCCGATATCGAAAAGGAGCTGCGCACCCTGCCGCTCCTCAAGGACGGCAAACTCACCGTCTCGGCCTTCCAGTACCGCGAAAGCCATGACGCGCAGGCGCATATCACCCACCGCGTCGAGATCACCGGTGATGACAGTCCCGGCCTTGTCGCGCGGCTTTCGGAGGCACTGCCGAAATTCGGTGCCAACATCGTGCGCTTGAACTCGGAATCGGTGCCCTCCGATTCCGGCGCCCGCTTCCTGCTGCGCATGGCGATCTCGGTACCGCCCGCCAAGGCCGCGACCTGCATGGCGACCATCGCCAACACGGCTTCGCAGCTCAACCTCAAATGCCATTGGCAGCAGGTCGGCTGAATCCTCAACCATGACCGAGGTCGGCACTAGGCGGATCGGCATCGTGCTGGTGCCGGACTTCGCCCTTGCCTCCTTCTCGATGATCATCGAGCCACTGCGCATCGCCAACCGGCTCTCCGGCAAGCCGCTCTACGAATGGTCGCTGCTCTCGGGCGAAGGCGGCATGGTCGGCTCCAGCGCGGGGATCGAGCTCATGACCCGTCCCATCGCCGAGGTACGCGACAGCGCGTTCGACCTCGCTTTGGTCTGCGCCGGCTTCCATGCCGAGCGATATCGCCATGCCGGCATCCTGAACTGGTTGCGGCGCCATCGCCGCCTCGGCAAGGATGTGGGGGCCGTCTCCACCGGCACCTTCGTG
This genomic interval from Rhodospirillaceae bacterium contains the following:
- a CDS encoding amino acid-binding protein; this encodes MSGTALISIICEDHPGLIAEVTGRLFDLGVNLGDTTFAVLGGGAEFTLVAKLPQGIALADIEKELRTLPLLKDGKLTVSAFQYRESHDAQAHITHRVEITGDDSPGLVARLSEALPKFGANIVRLNSESVPSDSGARFLLRMAISVPPAKAATCMATIANTASQLNLKCHWQQVG